The following are from one region of the Aspergillus luchuensis IFO 4308 DNA, chromosome 4, nearly complete sequence genome:
- a CDS encoding DUF3431 domain-containing protein (COG:S;~EggNog:ENOG410PW2Y;~InterPro:IPR021838;~PFAM:PF11913) has translation MRLSYRIGAAALIILAIILIKRHLDLVQDDARVQSGWSFSSFSAESAADGSSSSSNNVNSGNDGVSTPKNSKPILTGNDKSNSNGKTKGSSDDSAVSRPLYETTPIIVPNDRVIVMAKLSTEDTSWVSNDLAEWRNVIYTVDDVTASRHTPKNKGRESLAYLQYIVDHYDDLPSTIVFIHSHKDGWPGAWHTDTMAYSNVDSIRALQTDFVQRNGYVNLRCQQTPGCPDEIRPFRDPPQFGKTAERVYAQAWAELFNNTDVPEVVGVACCSQFAVSREQVLKRPLEHYTWFYDWVLNTGLSDDLSAHVMEYTWHIIFGKDPVYCPDAYQCYQDVYGNPYFW, from the exons ATGAGACTATCCTACCGGATTGGTGCGGCTGCACTtatcatcctcgccatcatcctcatcaaacGCCACCTCGATCTCGTTCAGGATGATGCGCGCGTTCAGTCCGGCTGGAGTTTCAGTTCCTTCTCCGCCGAATCTGCAGcggatggcagcagcagcagcagcaacaatgTGAACAGTGGCAACGACGGGGTGTCGACTCCGAAGAACTCGAAACCCATTCTTACCGGCAACGACAAGAGCAACAGCAATGGCAAGACCAAAGGGTCCTCCGACGATTCGGCCGTCTCTCGACCGCTCTACGAAACCACTCCCATTATCGTCCCGAATGATCGCGTTATCGTCATGGCAAAATTATCCACCGAGGACACCAGCTGGGTGAGCAATGATCTGGCCGA ATGGCGCAATGTCATATACACCGTCGACGACGTAACCGCATCCCGACACACCCCCAAGAACAAAGGTCGCGAATCGCTCGCCTACCTGCAATACATCGTGGACCACTACGACGACCTCCCCAGCACgatcgtcttcatccacagCCACAAAGACGGCTGGCCCGGAGCCTGGCACACCGACACCATGGCCTACAGCAACGTGGATTCTATCCGAGCCTTACAAACCGACTTCGTCCAACGAAACGGCTACGTCAACCTCCGGTGCCAGCAGACGCCCGGCTGTCCCGATGAGATTCGTCCCTTCCGAGACCCCCCGCAATTCGGAAAGACGGCGGAGCGTGTGTACGCGCAGGCGTGGGCGGAACTGTTCAACAACACCGACGTACCGGAAGTGGTTGGAGTAGCATGCTGCTCGCAATTTGCTGTATCGAGGGAACAGGTCCTCAAGCGGCCATTGGAGCACTACACATGGTTCTACGACTGGGTGTTGAATACGGGTTTGTCGGATGATCTGAGTGCGCATGTGATGGAGTATACATGGCATATTATTTTTGGGAAGGATCCGGTCTA CTGCCCCGATGCCTATCAATGCTACCAAGACGTCTACGGCAATCCTTATTTCTGGTGA